In Chitinophaga varians, the following are encoded in one genomic region:
- a CDS encoding S-adenosyl-l-methionine hydroxide adenosyltransferase family protein yields the protein MKKINVYGLALVALSLAQAVQAQNKIVVFQSDFGLKDGAVSAMKGVANGVSTDLKLYDLTHEIPAYNIWEAAFRLEQTVPYWPEGTVFVSVVDPGVGTSRKSVVLKTRKGHFIVTPDNGTLTLVAASEGVSELREINEAVNRRKGSGKSYTFHGRDVYAYTAARLASGTITFEQVGPVLPASVVTLPFQKAVREGQVVKGNIPILDIQYGNVWTNIDAVLLEELRPKYGDMMEVTFYHHQQAVTTLQAPYSETFGAVPEGKPLAYLNSLMQLSFALNMGNLAAAYHIGSGSDWSVAVKLLPKRN from the coding sequence ATGAAAAAAATCAATGTATATGGTCTGGCCCTGGTAGCGCTATCGCTGGCGCAGGCGGTACAGGCACAAAATAAGATCGTCGTGTTCCAGTCTGATTTCGGGTTAAAAGACGGCGCTGTTTCCGCTATGAAAGGCGTGGCCAACGGCGTATCCACCGATCTCAAACTATACGACCTGACCCATGAGATACCGGCGTACAACATATGGGAAGCCGCTTTTCGCCTGGAGCAGACCGTGCCCTACTGGCCGGAAGGGACGGTTTTTGTGTCTGTCGTAGACCCCGGCGTGGGCACCAGCCGCAAGTCGGTCGTCCTGAAAACACGCAAGGGCCATTTTATCGTCACCCCCGATAACGGCACCCTGACGCTGGTAGCAGCATCTGAGGGTGTTTCCGAACTGCGGGAGATCAACGAAGCGGTCAACCGCCGGAAAGGCTCCGGGAAGTCATACACCTTCCATGGCCGTGATGTATATGCCTATACCGCCGCCAGGCTGGCATCCGGCACTATCACCTTTGAGCAGGTTGGCCCGGTATTGCCCGCCAGCGTGGTGACGCTGCCGTTTCAAAAGGCCGTCCGCGAAGGACAGGTGGTAAAAGGCAATATCCCCATCCTGGATATTCAATACGGCAACGTGTGGACTAACATCGACGCCGTTTTGCTGGAAGAGCTGCGGCCCAAATACGGGGATATGATGGAAGTCACGTTTTACCACCATCAGCAGGCCGTGACCACCCTGCAGGCGCCTTACAGCGAGACTTTCGGCGCGGTGCCGGAAGGCAAGCCGCTCGCATATCTCAACAGCCTGATGCAGCTGTCTTTTGCGCTGAATATGGGCAACCTCGCAGCGGCATACCATATCGGCAGCGGCAGCGACTGGAGCGTAGCGGTGAAACTGCTTCCTAAACGGAATTAA
- a CDS encoding zinc-binding alcohol dehydrogenase family protein: MKAVTLNAYGTPEVLEVTEQPMPVPAPHEVIVKVQAVGVNYADLLVRQGIYPFIPQFPAVLPGEVSGTIAQTGTEVQHLQPGQRVTGYAPAGYAAYTAIPAAGLTLLPDRIAPAAGLLTHSLTAQHLLEQTSGYRSVVITAAAGGVGSQAVQLAKIKGVPQIIALTGSEAKQAYVRSLGATHAINYRDTDWLRQLTDIAGPQGVDLILDATGGDTPAQLLSVLAANGTLIVYGNSSGHPTSINPQELIMKSARIVGSTVYNIPPAQRQEWSDYLVNLIATGQLQAQINSYPFTDAARAHSDMANRRNTGRTVLSFPE, encoded by the coding sequence ATGAAAGCAGTTACCCTTAACGCTTACGGCACGCCAGAAGTGCTGGAAGTGACTGAACAGCCCATGCCTGTTCCCGCCCCGCATGAAGTGATCGTGAAAGTACAGGCCGTGGGCGTAAATTATGCCGACCTCCTCGTCCGCCAGGGCATATACCCTTTTATCCCGCAATTCCCGGCCGTATTGCCCGGGGAAGTCAGCGGTACCATTGCCCAAACTGGTACCGAAGTACAGCACCTGCAACCTGGTCAACGGGTAACAGGCTACGCTCCTGCCGGATATGCTGCCTATACCGCTATCCCCGCGGCAGGCCTCACCCTGCTGCCAGACCGGATAGCGCCGGCTGCCGGACTGCTCACCCATTCCCTGACAGCGCAGCACCTGCTGGAACAAACCAGCGGATACCGCTCTGTGGTGATCACTGCCGCCGCCGGTGGCGTAGGCTCCCAGGCCGTACAACTGGCAAAGATCAAAGGAGTGCCACAGATTATCGCACTTACCGGCAGCGAAGCCAAACAGGCATATGTCCGCTCCCTCGGCGCCACCCATGCCATCAATTACCGTGATACGGACTGGCTCCGGCAACTGACAGACATCGCCGGCCCGCAGGGCGTAGATCTTATCCTGGACGCGACAGGCGGCGATACACCGGCTCAACTGCTATCGGTCCTGGCCGCTAATGGCACACTGATCGTTTATGGCAACAGCTCCGGGCACCCCACCTCCATTAATCCGCAGGAACTCATCATGAAATCCGCCCGGATTGTCGGGTCAACAGTATATAATATTCCGCCTGCCCAGCGACAGGAATGGAGCGATTACCTGGTAAACCTGATCGCCACCGGCCAGCTGCAGGCGCAGATCAACAGCTATCCGTTTACCGACGCAGCCCGCGCCCACAGCGACATGGCTAACCGCCGGAACACCGGCCGGACCGTACTTTCTTTCCCGGAATAA
- the rluF gene encoding 23S rRNA pseudouridine(2604) synthase RluF, with product MDISINKYISETGFCSRREADKYIEQGRVTINDNIASKGNRVKAGDVVEVDGEPLKKKKTTVYIALNKPKGITCTTDLKDKTNIIDFMNFPSRIFPIGRLDKLSEGLIFLTNDGDIVNKILRAGNQHEKEYIVSVDKPVTMEFIKAMRNGVKILGTVTQKCFVQQEGTDRFRIILTQGLNRQIRRMCEVLGYKVVTLKRTRIMNMTLKDLAPGKWRYFTREEITSINAMVASSSKTAPGDNSGGMDE from the coding sequence ATGGATATCAGTATCAACAAATACATCAGTGAGACCGGCTTCTGCAGCCGGCGGGAGGCTGATAAATATATAGAACAGGGCCGCGTTACCATCAATGATAACATCGCGTCCAAAGGCAACCGTGTGAAGGCCGGCGATGTGGTGGAAGTTGACGGAGAGCCGCTGAAGAAGAAAAAAACGACCGTATATATCGCGCTGAATAAACCAAAAGGCATCACCTGCACCACCGACCTGAAAGATAAAACCAATATCATCGACTTTATGAACTTCCCGTCAAGGATATTCCCTATCGGCCGGCTGGACAAGCTCTCCGAAGGATTGATCTTCCTGACGAACGACGGTGATATCGTGAATAAAATCCTTCGCGCCGGTAATCAGCATGAAAAAGAATACATCGTGTCCGTTGATAAGCCCGTCACCATGGAGTTTATCAAAGCTATGCGCAACGGCGTGAAGATACTGGGCACCGTTACGCAGAAGTGTTTCGTGCAGCAGGAGGGGACAGACAGGTTCCGTATTATCCTCACCCAGGGCCTTAACCGCCAGATCCGCCGCATGTGCGAAGTGCTGGGGTATAAGGTAGTCACCCTGAAACGGACGCGTATCATGAATATGACGCTGAAAGATCTGGCACCCGGCAAATGGCGTTATTTCACCAGGGAAGAAATCACCAGTATCAACGCCATGGTGGCTTCCAGCAGTAAAACTGCCCCCGGTGACAACAGCGGCGGAATGGACGAATAG
- a CDS encoding HlyD family secretion protein, which produces MNNKKKSTRSILPYLLSTLLFSCGDRKNSNPMGTGIFESEETTISAGGTGEIVKLKVEEGDNIDANSVLGQIDTTDLYYLKEQLVSELHSLQTKKINIKPQISNISAEILAKKKYTDVLESRHNSIQFEKKRYTALVNADAIPSKSLDDIVAENSLVEKQIDQSKEEVNVLQTKLKSESIKNQSENLAITSDSGMLIAKIEQLNYQIKKCQIINPIKGTVTKRFSRAFEHIKTGSPIYTIADNSKMYLRVYFPYREYTNCHIGQQVAIKIDDGIGGQISHRGQIISINTRAEFQPKGLQSPDERTNLVYSARILVLNPELKIKSGMYGEAFAITQK; this is translated from the coding sequence ATGAATAACAAAAAAAAATCTACACGATCAATACTACCTTATTTGCTTTCCACGCTGTTGTTCTCTTGCGGAGACAGAAAGAATTCTAATCCTATGGGCACTGGTATCTTTGAATCTGAAGAAACTACAATATCAGCAGGCGGAACCGGTGAGATTGTAAAATTAAAGGTGGAAGAAGGCGATAACATTGATGCAAATTCCGTTTTAGGACAAATAGACACAACAGACCTCTACTACCTAAAAGAGCAACTTGTGTCAGAGCTGCACTCTTTACAAACTAAAAAAATAAACATCAAACCACAGATCAGTAACATTTCAGCAGAAATACTAGCCAAAAAAAAGTATACTGATGTCCTCGAATCCAGGCACAATTCTATTCAGTTTGAAAAGAAGAGATATACTGCTTTGGTAAATGCTGATGCAATTCCATCGAAATCCCTGGACGATATTGTCGCCGAAAATTCACTCGTTGAAAAACAAATCGACCAATCAAAAGAGGAGGTAAATGTATTGCAAACTAAACTAAAATCAGAATCGATAAAAAACCAGTCAGAAAACCTTGCTATAACGTCCGATAGTGGAATGCTGATAGCAAAAATTGAGCAATTGAACTATCAAATTAAAAAATGTCAAATAATCAATCCAATAAAAGGGACAGTAACCAAACGCTTTAGTAGAGCTTTCGAGCATATCAAAACTGGATCTCCAATCTACACCATCGCAGACAACAGCAAGATGTATCTTAGGGTCTATTTTCCCTATAGGGAATACACAAACTGTCATATAGGCCAACAAGTCGCTATAAAAATCGATGATGGCATTGGCGGCCAAATATCACACCGTGGACAGATCATTAGCATCAATACCCGTGCGGAGTTTCAACCAAAGGGCCTCCAGTCTCCTGACGAAAGAACAAATTTGGTTTACTCAGCAAGGATTTTAGTACTAAATCCCGAACTGAAAATTAAGTCGGGGATGTATGGTGAAGCATTCGCAATAACACAAAAATAA
- a CDS encoding DinB family protein, which translates to MENTIIAKPLTAISSADLLDHYQGHRRLTRRLLEGFPEDRFFDYSIGGMRSVAALAMEQINVSGMGVTGAATRNWNTIAKKNQPATKQEILDMWDENTRLINEYWPMITEERFLETDKAFGMYEGVVINLVLYFIDNEIHHRGQIYVYYRSLGLEPAPFYER; encoded by the coding sequence ATGGAAAACACTATCATCGCGAAACCATTGACAGCCATTTCCAGCGCCGATCTGCTGGACCACTACCAGGGACACCGCCGCCTTACCCGCCGCCTGCTGGAAGGTTTTCCGGAAGACCGCTTTTTTGACTACTCCATCGGCGGCATGCGCTCTGTGGCAGCATTGGCCATGGAACAGATCAACGTTTCCGGCATGGGCGTGACCGGCGCGGCCACCCGCAACTGGAATACCATCGCTAAAAAAAATCAACCTGCCACCAAACAGGAAATCCTTGATATGTGGGACGAAAATACCCGGTTGATCAATGAATACTGGCCGATGATCACCGAAGAACGTTTCCTAGAAACCGATAAAGCATTCGGCATGTACGAAGGCGTGGTGATCAACCTGGTACTGTATTTTATCGATAATGAAATACACCACCGCGGACAGATATACGTTTATTACCGCTCCCTGGGATTGGAGCCGGCGCCCTTCTATGAGCGCTAA
- a CDS encoding ABC transporter permease, producing MKLFDHPIWFLLNKEIILIRKSVAVLVLAILLPIIQLLVLPFAARYEISNIRLVLISSSKDANENLTTLSKIHQSRLFNIIGEAPNFITAKRIVDKGDADGVLHLRRDADIVNTFVAFDAINMQKAIVADAYLNSILEPNIMGNENKNFLPTTYTTMRYNPMMDYTYFTVPGILAFLVTMLGVYLSALTITAEVESGTIHQLFVTPVSKIAILLSKQIPIFLICVFVFTSGLILMRYFYGIKIQGSIALIFAFLFIYILAIIGVGLVISLSCKKTIEATVISFFLMLLSILTCGLFFPRDTMPQVGQIIADYLNPVTHFVEFQRSIILKNCTFTQVAYNFVAITILCLISNFVAYYLLGKNNR from the coding sequence ATGAAATTATTTGACCACCCAATTTGGTTTCTTCTCAACAAAGAGATAATTCTAATCAGGAAGAGTGTAGCCGTACTTGTTTTAGCGATTCTTCTACCTATAATACAGCTTCTCGTATTACCTTTTGCAGCCCGGTATGAAATCTCGAACATTAGGTTGGTTTTAATAAGCTCTAGTAAAGACGCAAATGAGAATTTAACTACTCTAAGCAAAATTCACCAAAGTAGACTTTTTAATATAATCGGCGAAGCACCAAATTTTATAACAGCAAAAAGAATAGTAGATAAAGGGGATGCTGATGGTGTTCTTCATCTGAGAAGAGACGCCGATATAGTTAACACCTTTGTTGCGTTCGACGCAATCAATATGCAAAAAGCAATAGTAGCAGATGCTTATCTCAACTCGATACTGGAACCGAATATCATGGGGAATGAGAATAAGAACTTCCTACCCACAACATATACCACAATGAGGTACAATCCAATGATGGATTACACTTACTTCACTGTTCCTGGGATACTGGCTTTCCTCGTTACAATGTTGGGAGTATATCTTTCAGCGCTGACAATCACCGCTGAAGTTGAGAGTGGCACAATTCATCAATTATTTGTTACACCTGTAAGTAAAATAGCAATTCTATTAAGTAAACAAATACCTATATTTCTAATATGTGTCTTTGTGTTTACATCCGGTTTGATTTTGATGAGGTACTTCTATGGTATCAAAATACAGGGTAGCATCGCCTTGATATTTGCATTCCTATTTATATATATACTTGCAATAATTGGCGTTGGTTTAGTAATCAGCCTTTCATGTAAAAAAACGATTGAAGCGACTGTCATTTCTTTTTTCCTTATGCTGCTATCAATTTTAACCTGTGGTCTTTTCTTTCCCAGGGATACAATGCCGCAAGTTGGACAAATCATAGCAGACTATCTTAACCCTGTAACACATTTTGTAGAATTTCAGCGTTCCATTATCTTAAAAAATTGTACCTTTACACAAGTTGCATACAATTTCGTCGCTATTACCATCCTCTGCTTAATTTCCAACTTCGTCGCCTACTATTTATTAGGGAAAAACAACAGGTAG
- a CDS encoding ABC transporter ATP-binding protein, giving the protein MSNVIDIVNLGKRHRRSFALSDLNFQINRSEIFGIVGADGSGKTTLCRILSTLDKPDTGDAVILGYSLKNQFQQLRPLIGYLPEKPAIYNELTVIENIYLVADLRKVDKQTLPNRNSELYKQLKEFASLPAQELSGGTKQKLALYLSTLHNPPILLLDEATTGLDIISRDDLWNNLSELQASGTTIIYAGSDFEEVERFSRLAVLNKGKMQIVGTLPEILTTLPDNRIFTIESSENIPELFRIVKGFPGISTCYLWKENTIRIVLKCGVEKFNAYLYDFLKEGVVVSKATPCIEDFLLTL; this is encoded by the coding sequence ATGTCAAACGTTATTGATATAGTCAATTTGGGCAAAAGACATCGGCGTTCATTCGCGCTGAGTGATTTAAATTTCCAGATAAATAGATCAGAAATATTTGGAATTGTTGGGGCAGACGGATCTGGGAAAACAACACTTTGCAGAATACTTTCGACTTTAGATAAACCGGACACTGGCGACGCAGTAATTCTCGGATACTCACTCAAAAATCAATTTCAACAACTGCGTCCGCTTATTGGCTATTTGCCAGAAAAACCTGCGATATACAACGAGTTGACGGTTATAGAAAATATTTACCTGGTTGCGGACCTTCGGAAAGTTGACAAACAAACATTGCCAAACAGGAATAGTGAACTATATAAACAACTAAAAGAATTTGCTTCCCTCCCTGCACAAGAGTTGTCGGGAGGCACCAAGCAAAAACTGGCTTTGTATCTTTCAACGCTTCACAACCCGCCTATATTGCTGTTGGATGAAGCTACTACCGGACTAGATATAATATCAAGAGATGACTTGTGGAACAACCTATCGGAACTACAGGCATCTGGAACAACTATAATCTATGCTGGTAGTGATTTTGAAGAAGTGGAAAGATTCAGCCGATTGGCTGTGCTGAATAAAGGGAAAATGCAAATAGTGGGTACATTACCGGAAATACTTACCACTCTCCCTGACAATCGTATATTCACTATCGAATCGTCGGAAAACATCCCAGAATTATTTAGGATTGTAAAAGGTTTTCCTGGTATTTCAACCTGTTACTTATGGAAAGAGAATACAATTCGGATAGTCCTTAAATGCGGCGTGGAGAAATTTAATGCCTATTTATATGACTTCCTAAAAGAAGGAGTAGTTGTTAGCAAAGCCACCCCCTGCATTGAGGACTTTCTATTAACCCTATAG
- a CDS encoding Crp/Fnr family transcriptional regulator has product MFGVFVDYLHSKGTFTEADIAAIRSRAMVRQLRRRQLLLRQGESWKHYAFVCEGCLKSYFVDDKGVERIMRFSPEHWWAGDRQSITSGQPSVLNIEALEDSTLVMFTLDDFNYLLEALPEMKKMAETLLNRSLMAATNRIQAAISLSGEERYQQFAQLYPGLIKRVPQHMIASYLGITPETLSRIRASLARRKS; this is encoded by the coding sequence ATGTTTGGGGTATTTGTTGATTACCTCCATAGCAAGGGAACGTTTACAGAAGCAGACATTGCAGCGATACGGTCGCGCGCCATGGTACGGCAGTTGCGCCGTCGCCAGCTGTTGTTGCGGCAGGGAGAGTCATGGAAACACTATGCGTTCGTATGTGAAGGCTGCCTGAAGTCATACTTTGTGGACGACAAGGGAGTGGAGCGTATCATGCGTTTTTCTCCGGAGCACTGGTGGGCGGGCGACCGGCAAAGTATTACCAGTGGTCAGCCTTCGGTGCTCAATATCGAAGCGTTGGAGGACAGCACCCTGGTGATGTTTACCCTGGATGATTTTAACTATTTACTGGAGGCCTTGCCGGAGATGAAGAAAATGGCGGAGACATTACTGAACCGCAGCCTGATGGCCGCCACCAACCGCATACAAGCCGCTATCAGCCTGAGCGGCGAAGAACGTTACCAGCAGTTTGCACAACTATATCCCGGGTTGATAAAACGTGTGCCCCAACATATGATTGCCTCCTATCTGGGCATTACGCCCGAAACGTTGAGCCGTATCCGTGCCTCGCTGGCCCGCCGGAAGTCTTGA
- a CDS encoding ABC transporter permease, with amino-acid sequence MFSFLVLLKKETKLIRRDSKAFLLLFVLSISLVIIFGYILRSDLNNLKIAVCDENNSVYSQRLSAEISASKLFRVVDIGPSQIETSLQTDVKAVVVIPPNFTTGNKVQIICDATDPNLATTASSYLNKIISQYYNNGPTEEHYTSVMLYNPTLNAGLLNIPGVLSLIVMLICVMTSSVQSVKEKEFHTIETLTLTNVPKLIIYSSKLLPYFFISIIQISVTLAISIILWDFPFSPADVFPLIILSSIYIITCLSVGLLISVFTQNQFDAQLVSLMAMIIPTALFTGFIFPLENMPLPLQYLSTIVPSRWYYSGLLDILVKGGGIQSAWKYVFILVIMSALLNVISIKKIQSL; translated from the coding sequence ATGTTCTCATTCCTAGTGCTTCTAAAAAAAGAGACTAAATTAATCCGAAGAGATTCAAAGGCTTTTCTGCTCTTGTTTGTACTTTCGATTTCGCTAGTGATTATTTTCGGATATATACTAAGATCCGATCTCAATAACTTAAAAATTGCCGTTTGTGATGAAAACAACTCAGTGTACTCACAAAGGTTATCTGCGGAGATTAGCGCCAGTAAACTATTCAGAGTAGTTGATATAGGACCATCACAAATAGAAACCTCTCTTCAAACAGATGTAAAAGCCGTTGTAGTTATCCCTCCAAACTTTACGACGGGAAACAAGGTCCAAATCATTTGCGATGCTACTGACCCTAATCTTGCCACTACTGCAAGTAGCTATCTCAATAAAATAATTTCCCAATATTACAATAATGGCCCTACAGAAGAACATTATACATCGGTAATGCTCTACAATCCTACATTAAATGCTGGTCTCCTTAATATTCCCGGTGTTCTTTCATTAATAGTAATGCTAATATGTGTGATGACCAGTTCCGTTCAGAGTGTTAAGGAAAAGGAATTTCATACCATTGAAACTTTGACGCTAACTAATGTTCCCAAATTGATTATATATTCGTCAAAATTACTGCCTTACTTTTTCATTTCCATTATCCAGATTTCTGTAACACTTGCCATAAGCATCATACTTTGGGACTTTCCTTTTTCCCCCGCAGATGTTTTTCCATTAATTATACTAAGTTCTATTTACATCATTACCTGTCTATCAGTTGGGCTACTCATTTCCGTCTTCACCCAAAACCAGTTTGATGCACAACTTGTGTCACTAATGGCGATGATAATTCCGACTGCGCTCTTTACTGGCTTCATCTTTCCTTTGGAGAACATGCCATTACCTTTGCAATATCTGAGTACAATCGTTCCTTCCAGGTGGTATTATTCTGGCCTACTTGATATCCTAGTGAAGGGTGGTGGTATCCAATCCGCTTGGAAGTATGTTTTTATACTGGTGATAATGTCTGCGTTACTCAACGTTATTAGCATCAAAAAAATTCAATCGCTATGA
- a CDS encoding SDR family NAD(P)-dependent oxidoreductase, giving the protein MKQVLILGANSDVAKEALKMYVSRGYHVMAASRSTAALASFVQQEHLPGHLVTVRYFDAADFSSHHAFYDSLPAKPNIVLYAAGYLKDNTIAMHDWEGSFNMMQVHYCGAVSILNIIATDNTNTGLERIVGLSSLSGVRGRKSNFIYGSTKAAFTQYLAGLRQHLFARRVTVNVIVAGYIRSKMTAGLSLPESLMLEPAFIAGSVVNAGKRFTIVPGFKWKMIYQVLRLMPEKLVARLP; this is encoded by the coding sequence ATGAAACAAGTCCTTATACTGGGCGCCAATTCCGATGTGGCAAAGGAAGCGCTCAAAATGTACGTCAGCCGGGGTTATCACGTAATGGCCGCTTCGCGCAGCACGGCAGCTCTTGCGTCATTTGTGCAGCAGGAACATCTTCCGGGCCACCTGGTAACGGTCCGCTATTTTGATGCGGCCGACTTCAGCAGTCACCATGCCTTCTACGACAGTCTGCCCGCCAAACCCAACATTGTACTGTACGCCGCCGGTTACCTGAAAGACAACACCATTGCCATGCACGATTGGGAAGGCAGTTTCAATATGATGCAGGTGCATTATTGCGGAGCGGTGTCTATCCTGAATATCATCGCTACGGACAATACCAACACAGGCCTGGAAAGGATCGTAGGCCTCTCTTCCCTCTCCGGCGTTCGCGGCAGGAAAAGCAATTTCATCTACGGCAGCACCAAAGCAGCCTTTACACAATACCTCGCAGGGCTAAGGCAACACCTGTTCGCCAGGCGTGTAACCGTCAACGTGATCGTGGCAGGTTATATCCGCAGTAAAATGACGGCAGGACTGTCTTTACCGGAATCATTGATGCTGGAACCGGCTTTCATTGCCGGTTCGGTGGTCAACGCAGGGAAACGTTTCACCATTGTACCGGGATTTAAATGGAAGATGATCTACCAGGTGTTACGGCTTATGCCGGAAAAACTGGTGGCCAGGCTGCCCTGA
- a CDS encoding NADPH-dependent F420 reductase, translating into MKTMKIGVIGAGGIGRAFAQAAAAAGYEVMISNSRGPETLAAFAAGIPGVTATDRLTAATADIILLSVQWQFLEAATAGLPDLSGKIVLDALNPVIIPEFIIPDLGGKTSSELVAAKVPGAAVVKIFNTLPPALVQAPQSAQGGKRVVFFSGDDQAAKERVGQLVDRIGFAGVDLGGLVQGGVMQHFPGGPLAGLHLVQVPEQA; encoded by the coding sequence ATGAAAACGATGAAGATAGGCGTTATCGGCGCCGGTGGCATTGGCCGTGCTTTTGCGCAGGCCGCCGCAGCAGCAGGCTATGAGGTGATGATCAGTAACAGCCGCGGACCAGAGACGTTAGCAGCATTTGCGGCCGGTATACCAGGTGTAACGGCCACCGACCGGCTTACTGCGGCCACTGCTGATATCATCCTGTTGTCTGTCCAATGGCAGTTCCTTGAAGCGGCTACGGCCGGCCTGCCGGACCTCTCCGGCAAAATAGTGCTGGATGCCCTCAATCCGGTGATCATTCCTGAATTTATTATTCCCGACCTTGGCGGTAAAACATCCAGTGAGCTGGTAGCAGCCAAAGTGCCCGGTGCCGCGGTGGTGAAAATTTTTAATACCCTGCCGCCTGCATTGGTACAGGCGCCACAATCCGCACAGGGAGGAAAGCGGGTGGTGTTTTTTTCCGGAGATGACCAGGCTGCCAAGGAACGTGTGGGCCAGTTAGTGGACCGCATCGGTTTCGCCGGCGTAGACCTGGGCGGACTGGTGCAGGGTGGCGTGATGCAGCATTTCCCCGGAGGGCCGCTGGCGGGGTTGCACCTGGTGCAGGTGCCGGAGCAGGCATAG
- a CDS encoding ABC transporter ATP-binding protein has protein sequence MSKIIIVDDLVKKYDGKTVVRNVSFNIFSGSIYGLLGANGAGKTTVIKMIIGLIKPTSGSIYIDGINTQSNNNNNSDFKRKIGYMGQQFNLYNQLTVRQNLMFHAGCHNMGRRNGHIRIGELISDFELSDIIDISTAKLSAGQQQKTAFACSIIHRPKIVIVDEPTNQSDPNSKRIFWEQITSLSKHSGITFLVTTHNLYEAEYCNYISIMDGGIIKEAGTPSGIKTNYNADSLTEAFRRIIKSNK, from the coding sequence GTGTCTAAAATCATAATTGTTGACGATTTAGTAAAAAAATACGACGGTAAAACCGTGGTAAGAAATGTTAGCTTCAATATATTTTCTGGTTCAATATATGGATTGCTAGGCGCAAACGGTGCTGGCAAAACCACCGTGATTAAAATGATAATTGGCTTAATTAAACCAACATCTGGAAGTATCTATATTGATGGAATCAATACGCAATCGAACAACAATAATAACTCGGATTTTAAAAGAAAAATTGGGTATATGGGACAGCAGTTCAATTTGTATAACCAGTTAACTGTTCGGCAAAACCTTATGTTCCATGCTGGATGTCATAACATGGGTAGAAGGAATGGACACATTAGGATTGGGGAATTAATTAGCGACTTTGAGCTGAGTGATATTATAGACATCTCGACCGCTAAACTATCTGCAGGGCAGCAACAAAAAACAGCATTCGCATGCTCGATAATACATCGTCCTAAAATTGTTATAGTAGATGAACCAACGAATCAGTCAGACCCCAACTCGAAACGGATATTCTGGGAACAGATAACATCATTATCAAAACATTCTGGTATCACCTTTCTTGTAACAACTCACAACCTGTATGAAGCGGAGTATTGCAACTATATCTCTATAATGGATGGTGGTATTATTAAAGAGGCTGGAACCCCTTCTGGGATCAAAACCAATTACAATGCCGATTCTTTGACAGAGGCATTTAGACGTATAATTAAAAGCAACAAATAA